One genomic segment of Sminthopsis crassicaudata isolate SCR6 chromosome 2, ASM4859323v1, whole genome shotgun sequence includes these proteins:
- the LOC141553448 gene encoding olfactory receptor 4F3/4F16/4F29-like, producing MSRANHTVVSEFVFLGLSNSWYIQLFLFVFSSIFYVASMLGNSLIILTVTFDPHLHSPMYFLLANLSFTDLGFSSVTSPKMIYDLFRKRKVISFSGCITQMFFIHLMGGVEVVLLISMAFDRYVAICKPLHYLTIMCPRMCTVFLVAAWTIGFIHSMAQMAFVINLPFCGPNVLDSFYCDLPRFIKLACTDTDRLEFMVIANSGFISLAFFCILFISYIFILVTVQKLSTGGSSKALSTLSAHITVVILFFTPLLFVYTWPHPTSQLDKFLAIFDVVLTPFLNPVI from the coding sequence ATGAGCAGAGCCAATCACACTGTGGTGTCTGAATTTGTGTTCCTGGGACTCTCCAATTCTTGGTATATCCagcttttcctctttgttttctcctctatattTTATGTGGCAAGCATGTTGGGAAACTCCCTGATTATTCTCACAGTGACTTTTGACCCTCACTTGCATTCTCCCATGTACTTCTTGCTGGCCAATCTCTCCTTCACTGACCTAGGATTTTCCTCAGTCACTTCCCCCAAGATGATATATGACCTTTTCAGAAAACGCAAGGTCATATCATTCTCTGGCTGCATCACTCAGATGTTCTTTATTCACTTGATGGGTGGTGTTGAGGTGGTGTTGCTTATATCCATGGCCTTTGACAGATATGTTGCCATATGTAAGCCTCTCCATTATCTGACTATTATGTGTCCAAGGATGTGTACTGTGTTCCTGGTGGCTGCTTGGACCATTGGTTTCATCCACTCAATGGCCCAGATGGCTTTTGTTATTAATCTGCCATTTTGTGGCCCTAATGTATTGGACAGCTTTTATTGTGATCTGCCTCGGTTCATCAAACTTGCTTGCACAGATACAGACAGACTAGAATTCATGGTCATTGCTAATAGTGGCTTCATTTCCTTGGCTTTTTTCTGTATCTTGTTCATCTCCTACATTTTCATTCTAGTCACTGTTCAGAAGCTTTCTACAGGTGGTTCTTCCAAGGCTCTCTCTACTCTGTCAGCTCACATCACTgttgtgattttgttttttactccACTGCTCTTTGTTTATACATGGCCACACCCAACGTCACAGTTGGATAAGTTTCTTGCCATTTTTGATGTAGTTCTTACCCCTTTTCTCAATCCAGTCATTTAA